One stretch of Streptomyces peucetius DNA includes these proteins:
- a CDS encoding DEAD/DEAH box helicase — protein MHVDLPALTALTRCSAVFIPGDPARTGHVAFWHPDGDALPVGDDALRPLTVVTAGLRTTEVPALLLPVGDALPVLTRARAAGGASGSAAFWGAAAVLALQLASRGLLLPGLSPTGMDSWRAGPLAPEDLERLRTLAASMPPAAHAVPLDPAAGTLLLPEPEGLLRRFLDAVADGLPRSPAAPLAAGGAAFAAQEPQHLPGLRAWAADIAAGYDAGVRLSLRVELTGLERDEEPAGPEHDGAGGEAPAFRAVLQIHGVNDAALVADAADVWAGTGAAAAGFGPRARLDALLALRRAARAWPALAPLLQAAVPDAVELADEEVAELLGEASRALAATGVQVHWPRQLARRLTARAVIGSPGGDGHGLDERSSGLPSFLSADALLSFDWRFALGDHQLTRAELDRLAEAGRPVVRLRDAWVLVDPAEVRRARESQDRKMSPVDALGAVLTGTTEVDGRTVAVEASGALERLRARLADPEGGPQDVAQPAALAASLRDYQLRGLGWLHRMTSLGLGGCLADDMGLGKTITLIALHLHRQTDASAAGPTLVVCPTSLMGNWQREVEKFAPGTPVRRFHGAARSLEGLADGEFVLTTYGTMRLDAKRLAGASWGMVVADEAQHVKNPYSATARQLRTIGAKARVALTGTPVENNLSELWAILDWTTPGLLGRLGTFRSRYAQAVEGGTDPAAARRLAALIRPFLLRRRKSDPGIAPELPPKTETDRAVSLTPEQAGLYEAVVRETLTAISGADGMERRGLVVKLLTSLKQICNHPAQYLKEERPRIADRSGKLELLDELLDTILAEDASVLVFTQYVRMARLLEEHLAERGVRTQFLHGGTSVPEREAMVARFQNGEIPVFLLSLKAAGTGLNLTRAEHVVHYDRWWNPAVEAQATDRAYRIGQDRPVQVHRLIAEGTIEDRIARMLERKKDLADSVLGSGEAALTELTDDELAELVELRGAGR, from the coding sequence GTGCATGTCGACCTGCCCGCGCTCACCGCACTCACCCGCTGCTCGGCCGTCTTCATCCCGGGCGATCCGGCCCGTACCGGCCATGTCGCGTTCTGGCACCCGGACGGGGACGCGCTGCCCGTCGGCGACGACGCGCTCCGGCCCCTCACTGTCGTCACGGCCGGCCTCCGCACCACCGAAGTACCCGCGCTGCTGCTGCCCGTGGGGGACGCGCTGCCGGTCCTGACCCGGGCCCGCGCCGCCGGCGGCGCCTCCGGGTCGGCGGCGTTCTGGGGGGCGGCGGCGGTGCTGGCGCTCCAACTGGCCTCGCGTGGACTGCTTCTGCCCGGTCTGAGCCCCACCGGCATGGACAGCTGGCGGGCGGGCCCGCTCGCGCCCGAGGACCTGGAGCGGCTGCGGACGCTGGCCGCCTCCATGCCGCCCGCCGCCCATGCCGTCCCCCTGGACCCGGCGGCCGGGACGCTGCTGCTGCCCGAACCGGAGGGCCTGCTGCGCCGGTTCCTGGACGCGGTCGCGGACGGCCTGCCCCGCTCACCCGCCGCCCCCCTCGCCGCCGGGGGCGCCGCGTTCGCCGCGCAGGAACCCCAGCACCTGCCCGGTCTGCGGGCCTGGGCCGCGGACATCGCCGCCGGGTACGACGCCGGCGTGCGCCTCTCCCTCCGGGTCGAACTGACGGGCCTGGAACGCGACGAAGAACCGGCCGGCCCGGAGCACGACGGAGCGGGGGGCGAAGCTCCCGCGTTCCGTGCGGTGCTGCAGATCCACGGCGTCAACGACGCCGCGCTCGTGGCCGACGCCGCCGACGTGTGGGCCGGCACCGGTGCCGCGGCAGCCGGGTTCGGGCCGCGGGCCCGGCTGGACGCGCTCCTCGCGCTGCGCCGCGCGGCCCGCGCCTGGCCGGCGCTGGCGCCCCTCCTCCAGGCCGCCGTGCCCGACGCCGTCGAACTCGCCGACGAGGAGGTCGCGGAGCTGCTGGGCGAGGCGTCACGAGCGCTGGCTGCCACCGGTGTCCAGGTGCACTGGCCGCGGCAGCTCGCCCGCCGGCTGACCGCGCGTGCGGTGATCGGCTCTCCCGGCGGGGACGGGCACGGCCTGGACGAGCGCTCCTCGGGCCTTCCGTCGTTCCTGTCCGCGGACGCCCTGCTCTCCTTCGACTGGCGTTTCGCACTGGGGGACCACCAGCTCACCCGCGCCGAGCTCGACCGGCTCGCCGAGGCGGGCCGGCCCGTGGTGCGGCTGCGCGACGCATGGGTCCTCGTCGATCCGGCGGAGGTGCGACGCGCCCGTGAGAGCCAGGACCGCAAGATGTCCCCCGTCGACGCCCTCGGCGCCGTACTGACCGGCACCACCGAGGTGGACGGGCGCACGGTCGCTGTGGAGGCGTCCGGCGCGCTCGAACGGCTCCGCGCGCGGCTCGCCGATCCGGAAGGAGGGCCGCAGGACGTGGCCCAGCCGGCGGCGCTCGCGGCGAGCCTGCGCGACTACCAGCTGCGCGGTCTGGGCTGGCTGCACCGGATGACGTCCCTCGGCCTCGGCGGCTGCCTCGCCGACGACATGGGACTCGGCAAGACCATCACGCTCATCGCACTGCATCTGCACCGGCAGACCGACGCCTCGGCCGCCGGCCCGACCCTGGTCGTCTGCCCGACGTCCCTGATGGGCAACTGGCAGCGCGAGGTCGAGAAGTTCGCCCCCGGCACCCCGGTACGGCGCTTCCACGGCGCCGCCCGTTCCCTGGAGGGCCTCGCCGACGGCGAGTTCGTCCTGACGACGTACGGCACGATGCGTCTGGACGCAAAGCGGCTCGCCGGCGCCTCGTGGGGCATGGTGGTCGCCGACGAGGCGCAGCACGTCAAGAACCCGTACTCGGCCACCGCCCGGCAGCTGCGCACCATCGGCGCGAAGGCACGGGTCGCCCTCACCGGCACCCCCGTGGAGAACAACCTGTCCGAGCTGTGGGCGATCCTCGACTGGACGACGCCCGGTCTGCTCGGGCGCCTCGGAACCTTCCGCAGCCGCTACGCGCAGGCGGTCGAGGGGGGCACCGACCCGGCGGCCGCCCGCCGACTGGCCGCGCTGATCCGGCCGTTCCTGCTGCGCAGGCGCAAGTCCGACCCGGGCATCGCGCCCGAGCTGCCGCCCAAGACCGAGACCGACCGGGCCGTGTCCCTGACGCCGGAACAGGCGGGGCTGTACGAAGCGGTGGTGCGCGAGACCCTCACCGCGATCTCCGGGGCGGACGGCATGGAGCGGCGCGGTCTGGTGGTGAAGCTGCTGACCTCGCTGAAGCAGATCTGCAACCATCCCGCGCAGTACCTCAAGGAGGAACGGCCCAGGATCGCGGACCGCTCGGGCAAACTCGAACTGCTCGACGAACTGCTGGACACCATCCTGGCCGAGGACGCGAGCGTGCTCGTCTTCACGCAGTACGTGCGGATGGCGCGGCTGCTGGAGGAGCATCTCGCCGAGCGCGGCGTGCGGACGCAGTTCCTGCACGGCGGCACTTCGGTGCCGGAGCGGGAGGCGATGGTGGCCCGCTTCCAGAACGGTGAGATCCCGGTGTTCCTGCTGTCGCTGAAGGCGGCGGGCACCGGCCTGAACCTCACCAGGGCCGAGCATGTGGTGCATTACGACCGGTGGTGGAACCCGGCCGTCGAGGCGCAGGCCACCGACCGTGCCTACCGGATCGGGCAGGACCGGCCGGTGCAGGTGCACCGGCTGATCGCCGAGGGCACGATCGAGGACCGGATCGCCCGGATGCTGGAACGGAAGAAGGACCTGGCGGACTCGGTGCTCGGTTCCGGCGAGGCGGCCCTCACCGAACTGACCGACGACGAACTGGCCGAGCTGGTCGAACTGCGAGGAGCTGGACGATGA
- a CDS encoding fatty acid desaturase family protein encodes MPQGTAVLAPPAAPIAARPAGSEFAPLLRTVKEQGLLERRTGWYARGIIVNLAALAAVVAGVALAGGSWWVLLLAPLLALFSTRAAFFGHDAGHAQIAADRRTNRIIQLVHANLLLGMSQEWWNDKHNRHHANPNHLDKDPDVAADVLVFSEKHTAGRAGVSGWLTRHQAWLFFPLTTLEGIALKVYGFRAVFSRSGGGRQSRGGRVLEGAMLLAHVAAYATLLLTTMPLGQAVLFALVHQMVLGLHLGMAFAPNHKGMEMPDEETGKAWGHLRRQVLTSRNIRGGHVTDWFLGGLNYQIEHHLFPSMPRPHLKLAQPLVRAHCRSLDIPFTETGLVESYRQALAHLHEVGEPLRTAA; translated from the coding sequence ATGCCCCAGGGCACCGCCGTCCTCGCCCCGCCCGCCGCCCCTATCGCAGCCCGGCCCGCCGGCAGTGAATTCGCACCGTTGCTGCGGACCGTCAAGGAGCAGGGGCTGCTGGAGCGCCGCACCGGCTGGTACGCGCGCGGCATCATCGTGAACCTCGCGGCTCTCGCCGCCGTCGTCGCCGGAGTGGCGCTGGCCGGGGGTTCCTGGTGGGTGTTGCTCCTCGCGCCGCTGTTGGCCCTGTTCTCCACCCGCGCCGCCTTCTTCGGTCACGACGCCGGACACGCGCAGATCGCCGCGGACCGCCGCACCAACCGGATCATCCAGCTGGTCCACGCCAACCTGCTGCTCGGGATGAGCCAGGAGTGGTGGAACGACAAGCACAACCGGCACCACGCCAACCCGAACCACCTCGACAAGGACCCCGACGTCGCGGCCGACGTCCTCGTCTTCAGCGAGAAGCACACGGCGGGCCGTGCCGGAGTGAGCGGCTGGCTCACCCGTCACCAGGCGTGGCTGTTCTTCCCGCTCACCACGCTCGAGGGCATCGCGCTCAAGGTCTACGGCTTCCGCGCCGTGTTCTCCCGAAGCGGCGGGGGCCGCCAGTCGCGCGGGGGACGCGTCCTCGAGGGCGCGATGCTCCTCGCGCACGTCGCCGCCTACGCGACCCTGCTGCTGACCACCATGCCCCTCGGGCAGGCGGTGCTGTTCGCGCTCGTGCACCAGATGGTCCTGGGCCTCCACCTCGGCATGGCCTTCGCCCCGAACCACAAGGGCATGGAGATGCCCGACGAGGAGACCGGCAAGGCCTGGGGTCATCTGCGCCGGCAGGTCCTCACCTCGCGCAACATACGCGGCGGCCACGTCACGGACTGGTTCCTCGGCGGTCTGAACTACCAGATCGAGCACCACCTCTTTCCGAGCATGCCCCGCCCGCACCTGAAGCTCGCCCAGCCGCTGGTGCGCGCACACTGCCGCTCGCTGGACATCCCGTTCACGGAGACCGGGCTCGTCGAGTCGTACCGCCAGGCCCTCGCCCACCTGCACGAGGTCGGCGAACCGCTGCGAACAGCCGCATAG
- a CDS encoding class I SAM-dependent methyltransferase, with protein sequence MADDRTNDHSRVREFFGARAAAWDSRFPDDDPAYAAAVGEMGLRAGDAVLDAGCGTGRALEPLRAAVGPSGTVLGADLTPEMLDAARRAGRDRSGLLMLADVARLPLRGGSLDAVFGAGLISHLPQPAENLRELARVVRPGGLLALFHPVGRAALATRQGRQVTPDDLRAEPNLRPLLSRSGWRLTSYADEDDRFLALAVRQESAAEA encoded by the coding sequence ATGGCCGACGATCGTACGAACGACCACAGCCGGGTGCGGGAGTTCTTCGGAGCCCGGGCCGCGGCCTGGGACAGCCGCTTTCCCGACGACGACCCCGCCTATGCCGCCGCCGTCGGCGAGATGGGGCTGCGCGCCGGTGACGCCGTGCTCGACGCCGGTTGCGGCACGGGACGCGCCCTCGAACCGCTTCGTGCGGCCGTGGGCCCGTCCGGTACGGTCCTCGGTGCCGATCTCACGCCCGAGATGCTGGACGCCGCCCGGCGGGCCGGACGTGACCGCAGCGGCCTGCTGATGCTCGCCGATGTGGCCCGGCTGCCGCTGCGCGGCGGTTCCCTTGACGCGGTCTTCGGCGCCGGACTGATCTCCCATCTGCCGCAACCGGCGGAGAACCTGCGGGAGCTGGCCCGGGTGGTGCGGCCCGGCGGGCTGCTGGCGCTGTTCCATCCGGTCGGCCGGGCCGCTCTCGCCACGCGCCAGGGGCGGCAGGTCACCCCGGACGATCTGCGGGCCGAGCCCAACCTGCGTCCGCTTCTGTCCCGTTCGGGCTGGCGGCTGACCTCCTACGCCGACGAGGACGACCGGTTCCTGGCGCTGGCCGTACGGCAGGAGAGCGCCGCCGAAGCGTGA
- a CDS encoding roadblock/LC7 domain-containing protein → MALDKGLDWLLDDLTERVEHIRHALVLSNDGLVTGASSGLAREDAEHLAAVSSGLHSLARGSGRHFRAGRARQTMIEFDDALLFVTAAGEGSCLCVLSDAEADIGQVAYEMTLMVNRVGEHLAVDARQPDGSPF, encoded by the coding sequence ATGGCGTTGGACAAGGGACTCGACTGGCTGCTGGACGACCTGACGGAACGGGTCGAACACATCAGGCACGCACTCGTGCTCTCCAACGACGGCCTGGTGACCGGCGCGAGTTCGGGCCTCGCACGTGAGGACGCGGAACATCTCGCCGCCGTCTCCTCCGGTCTGCACTCCCTCGCGAGGGGGTCGGGCCGCCACTTCCGGGCGGGCAGGGCACGCCAGACGATGATCGAGTTCGACGACGCGCTGCTGTTCGTGACGGCCGCGGGGGAGGGCAGCTGCCTGTGCGTCCTCAGCGACGCCGAGGCCGACATAGGCCAGGTCGCCTACGAGATGACGCTCATGGTCAACCGGGTGGGAGAACACCTCGCGGTCGACGCGCGCCAGCCGGACGGCAGTCCCTTCTGA
- a CDS encoding DUF6397 family protein, translated as MTVRQAATTSLALGRAAQELGLRRGEFALAVQLGRVRALPDGRGGTPRFDRREIERLRDRQGFPESLRERVRTVGTADGAALASISQGRFFNLARTGHLTPVRFYVNRYHAVVWQYLAEEVRDFARHHPALLTGVAPPQVRAALAAGEDRRPRNWRGRRLGQLLRLGNDPWGRAAAIAAMLDPVTIAEVVRDPYERSRLRVLRPELVPARPKSPAGQEIVERLRQADDPDEILWHRTSLAHALRQAREESPAPRPAPGHRPQSTAAGPARHHPPGRRRGPKAPDPTARPSGARLSTAGASRARVPAATGREAPSPTAPAPSRRRAPSLFGRLWRRRAARA; from the coding sequence ATGACGGTACGGCAGGCAGCGACCACCAGTCTGGCACTCGGCCGGGCGGCACAGGAACTGGGGCTGCGACGCGGCGAATTCGCACTCGCCGTCCAGCTGGGACGGGTGCGCGCGCTGCCGGACGGACGCGGCGGAACACCGCGCTTCGACCGGCGGGAGATCGAACGGCTCCGGGACAGGCAGGGCTTCCCGGAGTCACTCCGGGAGCGGGTGCGGACCGTCGGTACGGCGGACGGCGCGGCCCTCGCCTCGATCAGCCAGGGCAGGTTTTTCAACCTCGCCCGTACGGGCCACCTCACACCGGTCCGTTTCTACGTCAACCGCTACCACGCCGTGGTGTGGCAATACCTCGCGGAAGAGGTGCGGGACTTCGCTCGTCACCACCCGGCGCTGCTGACCGGCGTGGCGCCGCCGCAGGTCCGTGCCGCGCTGGCGGCGGGGGAGGACCGCCGCCCGCGGAACTGGCGGGGACGCCGGCTCGGGCAACTGCTGCGCCTCGGCAATGACCCCTGGGGGCGGGCCGCGGCGATCGCGGCCATGCTCGATCCTGTGACGATCGCCGAGGTCGTCCGCGATCCCTACGAGCGTTCCCGTCTGCGTGTGCTCCGCCCGGAGCTCGTGCCGGCCAGGCCGAAGTCGCCCGCCGGACAGGAGATCGTGGAGCGGCTGCGGCAGGCCGACGACCCGGACGAGATCCTGTGGCATCGGACGAGCCTCGCCCATGCGTTGCGGCAGGCGCGCGAGGAGTCCCCGGCCCCGCGTCCCGCACCCGGGCACCGGCCACAGTCCACGGCAGCCGGCCCCGCCCGGCACCACCCGCCGGGGCGCCGGCGGGGACCGAAGGCACCCGATCCCACGGCACGGCCGTCCGGGGCACGCCTCTCCACGGCAGGCGCCTCCAGGGCCCGGGTGCCCGCCGCGACCGGGCGGGAGGCGCCTTCGCCGACGGCACCGGCCCCGTCGCGGAGGAGGGCACCGAGCCTGTTCGGGCGGCTGTGGCGGCGACGGGCGGCGCGGGCATGA
- the tdh gene encoding L-threonine 3-dehydrogenase, protein MKALVKQHAEPGLWLMDVPEPETGPGDVLIKVLRTGICGTDLHIRSWDGWARQAVATPRVLGHEFVGEVAAVGADVNDIAVGDVVSGEGHLVCGKCRNCLAGRRHLCRSTIGLGVGRDGAFAEYVALPASNVWVHRTQVDLDVAAIFDPFGNAVHTALSFPLVGEDVLITGAGPIGIMAAAVARHAGARNVVITDVSESRLELARKVGATLAVNVAETDIAAAQRQLGLKEGFDIGLEMSGRPEAVRDMLDNMTHGGRIAMLGLPAQEFAVDWSKVVTSMITIKGIYGREMFETWYAMTVLLEGGLDLSPVITGSYGYQDFDAAFDEAATARSGKIILDWTV, encoded by the coding sequence ATGAAGGCACTTGTCAAGCAGCATGCCGAGCCAGGGCTGTGGCTCATGGACGTCCCCGAGCCGGAGACCGGTCCCGGGGATGTGCTCATCAAGGTGCTGCGCACCGGCATCTGCGGCACCGACCTGCACATCAGGTCGTGGGACGGCTGGGCCCGGCAGGCCGTTGCCACGCCCCGGGTCCTCGGCCACGAGTTCGTGGGCGAGGTCGCCGCGGTCGGCGCGGACGTGAACGACATCGCGGTCGGCGACGTCGTCAGCGGCGAGGGCCACCTGGTGTGCGGCAAGTGCCGCAACTGCCTGGCCGGCCGCCGGCACCTGTGCCGCAGCACCATCGGCCTCGGCGTCGGGCGCGACGGGGCGTTCGCCGAGTACGTGGCACTGCCCGCGTCCAACGTGTGGGTGCACCGCACGCAGGTGGACCTCGATGTCGCCGCGATCTTCGACCCCTTCGGCAACGCCGTGCACACCGCCCTCTCCTTCCCCCTCGTCGGTGAGGACGTCCTGATCACCGGCGCCGGGCCCATCGGGATAATGGCCGCGGCCGTCGCCCGGCACGCCGGCGCGCGCAACGTCGTCATCACCGACGTCAGCGAGTCCCGGCTCGAGCTCGCCCGCAAGGTCGGAGCGACCCTCGCGGTCAACGTCGCCGAGACCGACATCGCGGCGGCGCAGCGACAGCTCGGTCTCAAGGAGGGCTTCGACATCGGCCTGGAGATGTCCGGCCGCCCGGAGGCCGTGCGCGACATGCTGGACAACATGACGCACGGCGGCCGCATCGCGATGCTCGGCCTGCCCGCGCAGGAGTTCGCCGTCGACTGGTCGAAGGTCGTCACGTCGATGATCACCATCAAGGGCATCTATGGCCGCGAGATGTTCGAGACCTGGTACGCCATGACGGTCCTGCTCGAGGGCGGCCTCGATCTCAGCCCCGTGATCACCGGCAGCTACGGCTACCAGGACTTCGACGCGGCCTTCGACGAGGCCGCCACCGCCCGCAGCGGCAAGATCATCCTCGACTGGACCGTCTGA
- a CDS encoding glycine C-acetyltransferase: protein MYASVRDDLRATIDEIRDAGLYKPERVIGTPQSASVAVTAGGAPGDVLNFCANNYLGLADHPEVVAAAKDALDRWGYGMASVRFICGTQEIHKELEQRLAAFLGQEDTILYSSCFDANGGVFETLLGPEDAVISDALNHASIIDGIRLSKARRHRYANRDLADLEQQLKDTQDARRRLIVTDGVFSMDGYVAPLAEICDLADRYDAMVMVDDSHAVGFVGPGGRGTPELHGVMDRVDIITGTLGKALGGASGGYVAARAEIVELLRQRSRPYLFSNSLAPVIAAASLKVLDLLESAGDLREKLAANTKLFRTEMAAAGFEILPGDHAIAPVMIGDAAEAGRMAELLLERGVYVIGFSYPVVPMGQARIRVQLSAAHSTQDVKRAVAAFVDARATMAG, encoded by the coding sequence ATGTACGCGTCCGTCCGCGACGACCTCCGCGCCACGATCGACGAGATCCGCGACGCCGGTCTCTACAAGCCCGAGCGGGTCATCGGCACCCCGCAGAGCGCCTCCGTCGCCGTCACCGCCGGCGGAGCCCCCGGTGACGTCCTCAACTTCTGCGCCAACAACTACCTCGGCCTCGCCGATCACCCGGAGGTCGTCGCCGCCGCCAAGGACGCGCTCGACCGCTGGGGCTACGGCATGGCGTCCGTCCGCTTCATCTGCGGCACCCAGGAGATCCACAAGGAGCTCGAGCAGCGCCTGGCCGCCTTCCTCGGCCAGGAGGACACGATCCTCTACTCCTCCTGCTTCGACGCCAACGGCGGCGTGTTCGAGACCCTGCTCGGCCCCGAGGACGCGGTCATCTCCGACGCCCTCAACCACGCCTCCATCATCGACGGCATCCGCCTGTCCAAGGCCCGTCGCCACCGCTACGCCAACCGCGACCTCGCCGACCTCGAGCAGCAGCTGAAGGACACACAGGACGCCCGCCGCCGGCTGATCGTCACCGACGGCGTCTTCTCCATGGACGGCTACGTCGCCCCGCTCGCCGAGATCTGCGACCTCGCCGACCGTTACGACGCCATGGTCATGGTCGACGACTCGCACGCCGTCGGCTTCGTCGGCCCCGGCGGCCGCGGCACGCCAGAACTGCACGGTGTGATGGACCGCGTCGACATCATCACCGGCACCCTCGGCAAGGCACTCGGCGGCGCCTCCGGCGGATACGTGGCCGCCCGCGCCGAGATCGTCGAGCTGCTGCGCCAGCGCTCCAGGCCGTATCTGTTCTCGAACTCCCTGGCCCCGGTCATCGCCGCCGCGTCCCTCAAGGTGCTCGACCTGCTCGAGTCCGCCGGCGACCTGCGGGAGAAGCTCGCCGCCAACACCAAGCTCTTCCGCACCGAGATGGCGGCGGCCGGCTTCGAGATCCTTCCCGGCGACCACGCCATCGCCCCCGTCATGATCGGCGACGCCGCCGAAGCCGGACGCATGGCGGAACTGCTGCTGGAGCGCGGCGTGTACGTGATCGGCTTCTCGTACCCGGTCGTCCCCATGGGCCAGGCGCGGATCCGGGTCCAGCTGTCCGCCGCACACTCGACGCAGGACGTGAAGCGGGCGGTGGCGGCCTTCGTCGACGCACGCGCGACAATGGCCGGGTGA
- a CDS encoding LysR family transcriptional regulator: MIDPRRLRILRAVADHRTVTAAASALYLTPSAVSQQLNALEQETGHALLIRSGKGMRLTAAGEILLTHTHAVLAQLERAEAELAAYADGAAGEVSVAAFATGIAEVVAPAMIRLAQARPGIRVRVRDAEGDESLPLVLDGEADLAVAVEYRGAPGADDRRLARVPLYSEPFDAVLRADHPLAAKERVALAEFHDSDWIGPYPGNPCHDMVLLACELAGFEPRLVHSSDDFRAVVALAGAGAGVALVPRSALRGMELRDTVVRPVAGPAATRRVFAAVRRGAETHPLIRPVLDTLAGTARGLTTG; the protein is encoded by the coding sequence GTGATCGACCCCCGACGGCTGCGCATCCTGCGGGCCGTGGCGGACCACCGTACGGTGACCGCCGCGGCCTCCGCGCTCTACCTGACCCCCTCGGCCGTCTCCCAGCAGCTCAACGCGCTGGAGCAGGAGACCGGCCACGCCCTGCTGATCCGCAGCGGAAAGGGCATGCGGCTGACGGCGGCCGGTGAAATCCTGCTCACCCACACCCACGCCGTCCTGGCGCAACTGGAGCGGGCAGAGGCGGAACTCGCCGCGTACGCGGACGGCGCGGCCGGAGAGGTGAGCGTCGCCGCGTTCGCCACCGGTATCGCCGAGGTCGTGGCCCCGGCCATGATCCGGCTGGCGCAGGCACGCCCCGGGATCCGCGTACGCGTGCGGGACGCGGAGGGCGACGAGAGCCTGCCCCTGGTGCTCGACGGGGAGGCGGATCTCGCCGTCGCGGTGGAGTACCGGGGCGCACCCGGCGCCGACGACCGGCGGCTCGCCCGCGTGCCGCTGTACTCGGAACCGTTCGACGCGGTCCTGCGCGCCGACCATCCGCTCGCCGCGAAGGAGCGCGTGGCGCTGGCCGAGTTCCACGACAGCGACTGGATCGGCCCGTACCCGGGCAACCCCTGCCACGACATGGTGCTGCTGGCCTGCGAGCTGGCCGGGTTCGAGCCGCGGCTCGTGCACTCCTCCGACGACTTCCGCGCCGTCGTCGCCCTCGCCGGAGCGGGGGCCGGGGTCGCCCTCGTGCCCCGCTCCGCCCTGCGCGGCATGGAACTGCGCGACACGGTGGTGCGCCCCGTCGCGGGCCCGGCCGCCACGCGCCGCGTGTTCGCCGCGGTGCGGCGCGGTGCGGAGACCCACCCGCTGATCCGCCCGGTCCTCGACACCCTGGCCGGGACGGCCCGGGGCCTCACCACCGGCTGA
- a CDS encoding SRPBCC family protein, with translation MARIFSVSDSVVIDAAPSTIYAQVSNPALMGRWSPENRGAIVHDGRERAYVGMVFDGRNTRGPFTWTTRCTVTAADPGERFAFRVRAIGRRRPVLPGRIATWEYRLQPAVGGGTRVTETWIDDRRAWPDCVANAFDKAATRGHTFADFQRRNIRRTLDNLKQAMESEPA, from the coding sequence ATGGCCCGGATATTCAGCGTCTCGGACAGCGTCGTGATCGACGCCGCTCCCTCGACGATCTACGCGCAGGTCAGCAACCCTGCGCTGATGGGGCGGTGGAGCCCCGAGAACCGCGGCGCCATCGTGCACGACGGCCGTGAGAGGGCCTATGTGGGAATGGTCTTCGACGGACGCAACACCCGGGGGCCGTTCACCTGGACCACGCGCTGCACGGTCACCGCGGCGGATCCCGGCGAGCGGTTCGCGTTCCGGGTGCGGGCCATCGGCAGGCGGCGTCCCGTGCTGCCGGGCCGCATCGCGACCTGGGAGTACCGCCTCCAACCGGCCGTCGGCGGCGGGACGAGAGTGACGGAGACCTGGATCGACGACCGTCGGGCGTGGCCGGACTGCGTCGCCAACGCGTTCGACAAGGCGGCGACCCGGGGTCACACCTTCGCCGACTTCCAGCGCCGCAACATCCGCAGGACGCTGGACAACCTGAAGCAGGCGATGGAGTCGGAGCCCGCCTGA
- a CDS encoding UBP-type zinc finger domain-containing protein translates to MTTSEKAGPVCGHLDQVRDVSPDSPDSCPECVAQGDGWVHLRECQTCGHVGCCDSSQNRHASAHHAVTGHPVIRFYEPGEGWWWCYPDQVAFEVEGALPPRSA, encoded by the coding sequence ATGACGACCAGTGAGAAGGCGGGCCCGGTCTGCGGGCATCTCGACCAGGTCCGTGACGTCAGCCCTGACAGTCCCGACAGCTGCCCCGAGTGCGTCGCCCAGGGTGATGGCTGGGTCCATCTGCGGGAGTGCCAGACCTGCGGGCATGTCGGCTGTTGCGATTCCTCGCAGAACAGGCATGCCTCCGCCCATCACGCCGTCACGGGACACCCGGTCATCCGCTTCTACGAACCGGGTGAGGGCTGGTGGTGGTGCTACCCGGACCAGGTGGCGTTCGAGGTCGAAGGGGCGCTGCCGCCCCGCTCGGCCTGA